The Drosophila gunungcola strain Sukarami chromosome 2R unlocalized genomic scaffold, Dgunungcola_SK_2 000006F, whole genome shotgun sequence sequence GCGCTGCCTGCTCCCGCGAACAGGATGACGTGCTCCTCCAGTGGCTTCTTGGTTATCCGCTGAATGCCCAGCAATCCGCCCAGGCCCACAGCAGCGGTTCCCTGGATGTCGTCGTTGAAGTGGCAATAGCAGTCCTGATATCTGTTCAGAAACATGAACGCATTGGGCGTGGCAAAGTCCTCGAAATGGATGAGTGTCTGTCTGCCGAAGGTCTCCACCACTGATTCCATGAACTCATCGACAAAGGACACATACTCGTCGCCCTTCAATCGCTCCTCGCGCAGCCCGATGTACAATGGATCCTCGTGGAGGGACTTGTTGTTTGTGCCCACATCCAGGCAAACTGGCATGAGCTTGGAGGGTGGAATGCCGGCCAAAGCATGTGTACAGGTCCATTTTTCCCACGGATATGCCCATGCCATTGGCTCCCAGGTCGCCCAGTCCCAGGATGCGTTCGCCATCGGTCACACAGATGGCTTGGGTGCTGCTCCGCGTCGGCCAGTTCAACAGGATCTGCTTCATGTGGCCGCGATCGTGTTTCGTGATGTGAATGCCCACAACTCCGCGGTACAACATCCCATATACAGTgcatgccacgcccacagtGGGCGTGTAGATGATAGGCAACACCAACTTAACATTTCGAGCCACGAACTTGAAGTACAGCTTTTCGTAAGCCAGTCGCAAGGCCCTCATGTACCGATACTTGGCGACATTATCGGAGAAGGCCAAAAAGTTCGACTCGATGGCCAGCATCTGTTCTTCATCGGAGCGAATACAGGCCGGCATAAGACCATGGATGCCCAAACGCTGGCGTTCCTCCAACGTGAAGCCCAGAAACTGTTGAGTTCTATACTAAGAGTACCTCGATAATTGTTGGTACATTGTTGGACTTACCTTGTTACTCTGTTTGGAAAGAACCAACTCCAATGGAGTCCGGATTGTGTCATATGCTGGGGCACTACATTTAAATGTGTTCGTATTGCGCTTAGAATTTGATTGATGTGCATTTGGAATGGCTGTTTGACGTGTAAAACCACAATGCAATATCCTAAAGAAACTCATCTTGCCTAAAGAAAAGCAACtctaaattaactaaaattcTGGAAATTTCGGTGTTGAAGGATAAAATGATATGGGGCTCAAAGCCTCTTTCGGCTTGAAACTTTTTGGGtcttatataatttaaataattactgGCATAGGTCGGCACAAGGAAATAAGGGAAAGTTCGCTATAAGAATTCAAGACAATCTTGATAGCTCAACCATTACaacaaatgaaataatttgtatttaaaataagccGAAAAGCCATTTTGTGCTGAATAAGTCGCTGTCAAAACGAGGGCTAATTTGCATGAGGTCACCAACAGTTCCGTATCTATCACTCATTATGCATTATTATGGAAATCACTTTTGTAactgcttttgttgttgtccgGCCATTAGGGTTGTCAATGACCAGTGACCAAAGGACAAAGGACAAAGGAGCCGGCCAAGTCAGCACAAATGACTCTTAGCGCGGCCATCAAAGGATTTGCTTTGGGCTTtggcccaaaaataaaaagttgtcCTTGCCCACTGTCCTTTGCTTTGTGCGCCTGTGTTTGTTTGTGCACTGTGgtgttcttgtgtttgtttgtgcaGTGTGTTCTTGTTGTTCCACTAATTGTGCCAAATTAGTTGACAACTTAATGTCGTAAAAATTTCAGCTAAATGCCTCAATCTTTTGTTAATGGCATTGACAGCGGTGCAACTTTTTCGGCTTGTGTTTTTGGGTCCGGACTTGGGCTTTGAGCACGTGACATCACGGGGCAAAGTACGTGACACTGTCAGTGTCAAATGTGCAAGGACATGGACGAGGCGGACCTGTCCCCATACTGTGTTGTATTTACTCTGGCCCCCATAAATTAACTTTGTGTTTGTTGAGCCGAAATTATAATAGTTTAATTAgttcatttcgttttttgaCTTTCCTAACTGCTGCTGACAGTTTCATTAGGCCTTAATTAACTGCCTGAACTTTTTGTTAATCAATGAACACAGTGCGTATACTCAATCTTGTCGTTGTTTCATTCTTTTGTAGATCATGTCAAGGACTTCAGTTGCGGACCGCTGCACTACAAGACCTTCTATACGGATGAGCGCAACAATGCACTTTATGTGGGTGCCATGTAAGTAGATTTTGGTATTTGTGGggaatttcaaattaaaaagcacTCTTTAAGTCCTTATCATTCATTTTGCTTAGAAACTTTAACTGAATTCCCTGTTGGCTTTGGAAATTGCTAGTAAATGtttctaaaagtatgcagtaaaataaaaaaaagtcgtTTTTACCAATAAATCCGTCggacttataaattaaaaaaatgttgcatacttttggacACTATAAAGTAATAACAAAGCCCAAGTCATTTCTTAGCATACCCGTATCAAACATTTACTAagtaaatcatttaaatttggtCATAAAATACGAACTTTGCCAAACTTTAATCTTTCTTTTTGCCATCTAGTTGGAAAACATTTACCTTGAAACTAGACAATTaactattaatataaatagttATTAGTTCTtggcaataaatatttagggCTTCATAGAACCCTTCTAATGTAGAAAAATCTGTCATAATTTAGGGGAAACTTTCTTTTCCGGTTGCGGACAATTAGGAAGTTCCGCCTGAGACGGCATGTGGCTTCCTACTTGGCAACCCGAACGCACTTGGGGCTGCATATTTCATTTTTCCAGGGGTCTTGGCCACACTGTCGGCATACATAATTATGAATTAATGCCACCGAGGCGGGGCAAAGTCTGGGGGTCTGCAATTTGACAGGGAGCGCACCCGTCTGCTCATTTGTCTGCGGTGAGTTGAACACGGCCGCATTTTCACAGTTTTGCGGCTGCGGAGAAGACCGGAAAACCCATGGAAATTCAACGGGGGGTGGGGTGGGGCGCCTAAAAGCGGGTAAAACAAAGTAACCAAAATTACCACTTGACTCGAGAGCCACCGAGATGGGGAAACGAGCCACCGATCCGCCGACGACCCCACGCAACCACAGCTGGCGGCTCTCGTCAGCGATTGCCGGGCTCCTAGAGCAG is a genomic window containing:
- the LOC128255094 gene encoding LOW QUALITY PROTEIN: NADP-dependent malic enzyme (The sequence of the model RefSeq protein was modified relative to this genomic sequence to represent the inferred CDS: deleted 1 base in 1 codon), whose amino-acid sequence is MSFFRILHCGFTRQTAIPNAHQSNSKRNTNTFKCSAPAYDTIRTPLELVLSKQSNKFLGFTLEERQRLGIHGLMPACIRSDEEQMLAIESNFLAFSDNVAKYRYMRALRLAYEKLYFKFVARNVKLVLPIIYTPTVGVACTVYGMLYRGVVGIHITKHDRGHMKQILLNWPTRSSTQAICVTDGERILGLGDLGANGMGISVGKMDLYTALAGIPPSKLMPVCLDVGTNNKSLHEDPLYIGLREERLKGDEYVSFVDEFMESVVETFGRQTLIHFEDFATPNAFMFLNRYQDCYCHFNDDIQGTAAVGLGGLLGIQRITKKPLEEHVILFAGAGSAAMGISSLLKEELLSRGLSEVEAAKNIYIFDQGGAITKKRKDIPENIVIFAKEMSPIKSLEELVEKIKPSILIGATGTGGLFTEKIIRSMAANHERPGIFAYSNPTSKSECTAEQAYKFSDGRAIFSSGSPFPPVEFNGKRLTPGQANNCFAFPGLVLGTMTVQAERMPNEIFLLAAHELAKFPTDEDINGGRIYPQVEQAIEVALKIGVEVAKYLIENDLAKRALDPDEVHDYILRHAYQLEYGSALAKTWNYPEMKPHPSTAGLQKELEKKK